A part of Cannabis sativa cultivar Pink pepper isolate KNU-18-1 chromosome 6, ASM2916894v1, whole genome shotgun sequence genomic DNA contains:
- the LOC115724493 gene encoding uncharacterized protein LOC115724493 yields the protein MLIVEKQPKRVYSREAMEALRFADMDEHRKKMWNHVLTELNSDGIHILRSSQNHNEIQITSDNQHQSIGEDDESPTILVDELVNTRGGEGTKKIYSREVMEALRFVNAKEKRKLWKSVLNGLDPVVQKEYINLASSKNHKKTGKKEESPPILNNIPEAHSKDKGNGLLSLERSGSDAACSSVVGDGDNHPIVEGDYSEDDDSDEDYASIQRPAFAVQGEPNFDSGPPEDGLEYLRRVRWEAARIPKIRVAKLDRSKLNKEQSEYMPKIPEIAKCPEQLLPMKQWEDSFLDDFSQLRLDLSHLEDSRDIVSEICPQQQSGGIILASFEKCRTKVQPDQSHDCLSSENTDELLSNLSTTVVDGDDDDNNVSSESEKSTPKSVVNENCNNYPLLSVILKMDSVARVAMLKRRISSFGGTNTFLREDCLWLFALCAVIDTPLDADSSASLRSLLRKSANLLAGKSEVDDEVVMLNILATISGRYFGQLES from the exons ATGCTCATTGTGGAGAAGCAACCAAAGAGAGTGTACTCTAGGGAGGCTATGGAGGCTTTGAGGTTTGCCGACATGGATGAACACAGGAAGAAGATGTGGAACCATGTACTAACGGAGCTCAATTCTGACGGCATTCATATCTTACGAAGCTCTCAGAATCATAATGAAATTCAAATCACTTCTGATAATCAGCATCAAAGCATTGGAGAAGATGATGAGTCTCCTACAATTCTCG TGGATGAACTTGTTAATACTCGTGGGGGAGAAGGAACTAAGAAGATTTACTCAAGGGAGGTTATGGAGGCATTGAGGTTTGTTAACGCGAAGGAAAAGAGGAAACTATGGAAGAGTGTTTTGAATGGGCTTGATCCTGTTGTGCAGAAGGAATATATTAACCTAGCTAGCTCTAAGAATCATAAGAAAACTGGAAAGAAGGAAGAATCTCCTCCAATTCTCA ACAATATACCCGAGGCTCATTCGAAGGACAAGGGCAATGGATTATTGAGTTTGGAGAGAAGTGGAAGTGATGCTGCTTGCAGCTCTGTAGTTGGGGATGGAGATAACCATCCAATTGTTGAAGGAGATTACAGTGAAGATGATGATAGTGATGAGGATTATGCTAGCATTCAGAGACCTGCATTTGCGGTCCAAGGAGAGCCCAACTTTGATTCTGGTCCTCCAGAAGATGGACTTGAGTATCTTAGGCGTGTAAG ATGGGAAGCAGCCCGGATTCCAAAAATCAGAGTAGCCAAGCTTGATAGAAGTAAATTAAACAAAGAGCAGAGTGAGTATATGCCCAAGATTCCAGAGATTGCAAAGTGTCCAGAACAATTGTTGCCTATGAAGCAGTGGGAAGATTCATTTCTTGATGATTTTTCACAGCTTAGGCTG GATTTGTCTCATCTCGAGGATTCCAGAGATATTGTATCAGAAATTTGTCCACAACAGCAATCCGGGGGCATTATTTTGGCGAGCTTTGAAAAGTGCAGAACCAAAGTCCAGCCTGACCAGTCTCATGATTGTCTCAGCTCTGAAAATACAGATGAATTGTTATCCAACTTATCCACTACTGTTGTTGATGGTGATGACGACGATAATAATGTATCATCAGAATCTGAAAAATCAACACCAAAATCAGTTGTAAATGAAAATTGCAACAACTACCCATTGTTGTCTGTAATATTAAAGATGGATTCTGTAGCTCGAGTGGCGATGTTGAAGAGAAGGATAAGCTCTTTCGGTGGCACTAACACATTCTTGAGGGAAGACTGCTTGTGGCTATTTGCACTGTGTGCAGTAATCGACACTCCACTAGATGCAGACTCTAGTGCTTCACTGCGAAGCCTATTGCGTAAGAGCGCTAATCTGTTGGCCGGAAAGTCTGAGGTTGACGATGAGGTTGTAATGCTTAACATTCTTGCAACAATTTCGGGTCGATACTTCGGGCAGTTAGAGAGCTGA
- the LOC115724492 gene encoding protein CHROMATIN REMODELING 35 — protein MSSNFELYPVSHKRPRFSIDGKYENGTTFNSSMGDDTVLKKPKPPTSPKVVDFSDPFAIQRMIDRLDCGKFGSVTKDIEALFAPKMQTLYPYFEKYPTLINQFFDAKKNNVDDDGATKLANQQLTPLAITCGNVIDLEDDCETNGKPTTSLAIINIDSDEEDKQEQAPSYHFLNVALNNTTGEIVTKEIVTREIEVRNLTDRKDVEDVNCNGRTDAEIKKDSGVYLGVDDDGDDDSIPEDDGLGNIWNEMSMALEVSKDVATDPSSGEQVKEDEEGCDHSFILKDDLGYVCRVCGVIDKAIEKIFEFQYLKVKSSRTYVTDSRRSKDRESAGIDGLNLSDDDLIIEELHAHPRHMKQMKPHQEEGFDFLKSNLVGANPGGCILAHAPGSGKTFMIISFIQSFLAKYPSGRPLVILPKGILSTWKKEFQIWQVEDFPLFDCYSVKADNRTQQLEVLKQWVEKKSILFLGYKQFSSIICDLENSEASISCREILLRVPSILILDEGHTPRNENTDVLQSLAKIQTPRKVVLSGTLYQNHVKEVFNVLNLVRPKFLRMETSRPIVKRIMSKVDISSFRKNIKKTGGDGAFYDIVEGTLQKDTDFRRKVSVIQDLREMTSKILHYYKGDFLDELPGLLDFTVVLNLSTKQKREVGKIKKLSRKFKASSVGSAVYLHPKLQSFSDNWTASDAKMDELLENLDLEDGVKAKFFLNMLSLCDANQEKLLVFSQYLVPLKFLERLATKAKGWCTGREIFVISGDTNSEQREWSMERFNNSSSAKVFFGSIKACGEGISLVGASRIIILDVHLNPSVTRQAIGRAFRPGQKKKVFTYRLVAADSPEEEDHEACFKKELISKMWFEWNEYCGYQDFKVQPVDVKDCDDEFLENSQALAENVKALYKR, from the exons ATGAGCTCAAATTTCG AATTGTACCCTGTCAGTCATAAACGACCTAGATTTTCTATTGATGGAAAATATGAAAATGGAACAACTTTCAATTCCAGTATGGGTGATGACACTGTGTTGAAGAAACCAAAACCACCTACTTCTCCGAAAGTAGTTGATTTTTCTGATCCCTTTGCTATTCAAAGGATGATTGATCGGTTAGATTGTGGTAAGTTTGGAAGTGTCACAAAAGATATAGAAGCCCTTTTTGCTCCAAAGATGCAAACTTTGTACCCATATTTTGAAAAGTATCCAACACTTATTAATCAGTTCTTTGATGCGAAGAAGAACAATGTTGATGATGACGGGGCTACTAAGTTGGCAAATCAACAATTGACTCCGTTGGCAATAACGTGTGGCAATGTCATTGATTTGGAGGATGACTGTGAAACAAATGGTAAACCAACAACATCATTGGCTATCATAAATATTGATTCTGACGAGGAAGACAAACAAGAACAGGCACCTTCTTATCATTTTCTAAATGTTGCCTTGAATAACACAACTGGAGAAATTGTGACAAAGGAAATTGTTACAAGGGAAATAGAG GTCAGGAATCTTACAGATAGAAAAGATGTAGAAGATGTTAACTGTAATGGGAGAACTGATGCTGAAATTAAGAAGGATAGTGGTGTTTATCTTGGTGTagatgatgatggtgatgatgacAGTATTCCTGAGGATGATGGGCTTGGAAATATTTGGAATGAAATGTCAATGGCGTTAGAAGTTTCCAAG GATGTTGCTACAGATCCTTCATCAGGTGAACAAGTGAAAGAAGATGAGGAAGGCTGTGATCATTCTTTTATATTAAAGGATGATCTTGGGTACGTTTGCCGGGTTTGTGGAGTTATTGACAAAGCAAtcgaaaaaatatttgaattcCAGTACCTGAAG GTGAAAAGTTCTCGAACTTACGTGACTGACTCTCGAAGATCAAAAGACAGAGAATCAGCTGGAATAGATGGGCTTAACTTGTCTGATGATGATTTGATAATCGAGGAACTGCATGCCCACCCCAGGCATATGAAGCAAATGAAACCTCACCAAGAGGAGGGTTTCGATTTTCTCAAGAGCAATTTGGTGGGTGCTAATCCTGGGGGTTGCATCTTGGCCCATGCACCTGGATCAGGAAAGACATTCATGATCATCAGTTTTATTCAAAGTTTTCTTGCCAAGTATCCGAGTGGCAGACCCCTAGTTATTCTTCCCAAAGGAATCCTGAGCACATGGAAGAAAGAGTTCCAGATTTGGCAGGTAGAGGATTTTCCATTATTTGACTGTTATTCTGTGAAAGCAGATAACCGAACCCAGCAATTGGAGGTTTTGAAACAGTGGGTAGAAAAGAAAAGCATCCTTTTCTTGGGTTACAAACAGTTTTCGTCAATTATTTGTGATCTAGAAAACAGTGAGGCATCAATTTCGTGTCGTGAGATATTGCTTAGGGTTCCATCAATTCTTATTCTCGATGAAGGACATACCCCAAGAAACGAGAATACAGATGTGCTGCAATCTCTTGCCAAGATACAGACACCCAGAAAAGTTGTGCTTTCAGGAACACTTTATCAGAACCACGTCAAAGAGGTGTTCAATGTCTTGAATCTTGTTCGACCGAAGTTTTTGAGAATGGAAACATCTCGTCCAATCGTCAAGCGCATCATGAGTAAAGTTGATATATCGAGTTTTAGGAAGAACATCAAAAAAACTGGTGGTGATGGGGCTTTCTATGATATAGTGGAGGGTACTCTGCAGAAAGATACAGATTTCAGAAGGAAAGTGTCGGTTATACAAGATCTGCGTGAAATGACTAGCAAAATCCTTCACTACTATAAAGGTGACTTTCTGGATGAGCTACCTGGATTATTAGATTTCACAGTAGTACTTAACCTCAGCACTAAACAGAAACGcgaagttggaaaaataaagaAGTTATCAAGAAAGTTCAAAGCTAGCTCGGTTGGAAGTGCTGTTTATCTGCATCCCAAGTTACAATCATTTTCTGATAATTGGACTGCAAGTGATGCCAAGATGGATGAGTTGCTAGAAAACTTGGACTTAGAAGATGGAGTAAAGGCGAAATTTTTCCTAAATATGCTAAGTTTGTGCGACGCTAATCAGGAGAAGCTATTGGTTTTCAGTCAGTACCTAGTGCCTTTGAAGTTTTTAGAGAGATTAGCTACAAAAGCGAAGGGTTGGTGTACTGGAAGGGAAATCTTTGTCATCTCAGGTGATACAAATAGCGAGCAACGAGAGTGGTCTATGGAACGCTTCAACAACTCCTCATCAGCCAAGGTTTTCTTTGGTTCAATCAAAGCTTGTGGAGAGGGAATTTCTCTGGTTGGAGCATCAAGAATTATAATTCTAGATGTTCACTTAAATCCATCAGTCACCCGTCAAGCAATTGGGCGTGCATTTCGTCCAGGGCAGAAAAAGAAAGTGTTCACGTACAGATTGGTTGCTGCTGACTCACCCGAAGAGGAAGACCACGAAGCTTGTTTCAAAAAGGAATTGATCTCGAAGATGTGGTTCGAATGGAATGAATATTGTGGGTATCAGGATTTCAAAGTACAGCCTGTCGATGTCAAGGACTGCGACGATGAATTCTTGGAAAACAGTCAGGCCCTGGCGGAAAATGTAAAGGCTCTGTACAAAAG GTAG